A window of the Halichoerus grypus chromosome 2, mHalGry1.hap1.1, whole genome shotgun sequence genome harbors these coding sequences:
- the LOC144380924 gene encoding leucine-rich repeat-containing protein 37B-like, translating into MGRCTPEPPRVMSRLRLWAPLLLRTWQSLWLLVQAAQPPEWALDPPQLTSDLLGPTEPWSSHSSEFPPESPQALTPPAEGSSAPAQMLALPKELTETLVPFPDTDSVGKLPPEADQDLNDRLTQLERLPEVVPRLGWDQNPTIAPPPRLKSKIKTVGLDQAEDHQSFEILVPPLDSHSSKPTKFIVSPPNLEKDLAQHQRLAKVVGTPNQFANKDHLQQQLQDGYSDSSMDILYPEVNLPMDFPGGSDQPPKLPEKVEIPPLLQETPNHPELPEEAEFFLPQVEAQAQHSEPPEDIETSPIRQGAPSPPPEILKESVNPQEALAEPSSTPEENFLQSSRKPQLNRQRPLTK; encoded by the coding sequence ATGGGTCGCTGCACCCCAGAGCCTCCGCGTGTCATGTCCCGGCTGCGCCTCTGGGCCCCACTGCTCCTCCGCACGTGGCAATCATTGTGGCTGCTGGTCCAAGCAGCTCAGCCTCCGGAGTGGGCCCTGGACCCTCCCCAGCTGACCTCCGACCTCCTGGGACCCACCGAGCCCTGGTCTTCACACTCCTCTGAATTCCCGCCCGAATCGCCCCAGGCCCTTACACCGCCAGCAGAGGGGTCCTCTGCTCCAGCCCAGATGTTGGCCCTGCCTAAGGAGTTGACTGAGACTTTGGTTCCGTTCCCGGACACGGATTCAGTTGGCAAGCTGCCCCCAGAGGCAGATCAGGATCTGAATGACAGGCTAACCCAGCTTGAAAGGCTCCCAGAGGTGGTTCCAAGGCTAGGTTGGGATCAGAATCCGACCATAGCTCCGCCTCCTCGACTCAAAAGTAAGATTAAAACTGTAGGTCTAGATCAGGCTGAAGATCACCAATCATTTGAAATACTTGTTCCACCTCTGGATAGTCACAGTTCAAAGCCAACAAAGTTTATTGTTTCACCCCCAAACCTGGAGAAAGATCTAGCTCAGCATCAAAGGCTTGCCAAAGTTGTTGGAACTCCAAACCAATTTGCAAATAAAGACCACCTACAACAACAGTTGCAGGATGGTTATTCAGATTCCAGTATGGATATCCTATATCCTGAGGTGAACTTACCAATGGATTTCCCAGGGGGATCGGATCAACCTCCAAAGCTCCCTGAGAAGGTTGAAATTCCTCCACTCCTGCAGGAGACCCCAAATCATCCAGAGTTGCCTGAGGAAGCTGAATTTTTTTTGCCTCAGGTGGAGGCCCAGGCCCAACATTCAGAGCCCCCTGAAGATATAGAAACATCTCCAATTAGGCAGGGGGCTCCATCTCCGCCTCCAGAGATTCTTAAGGAATCTGTAAACCCACAGGAGGCTCTAGCTGAGCCTTCAAGTACCCCTGAAGAAAACTTTCTTCAGTCCAGCAGAAAGCCTCAGCTCAACCGACAGAGGCCCCTGACAAAGTAG
- the LOC144380925 gene encoding RAD52 motif-containing protein 1-like produces the protein MENGCKYMYAHANSSTVYNGHKEETAQRSTNSWMRKQNVVSPYSRVLLIQRNEVLVPATTWMNFENVTLSARSQTQKVTPFSLLCLSVRLGTKHKAVQHQALALNSSQCQELANYYFGFSGWSKGIIKLQDLSDLEERENEDATVPLQKQSLKFFCALEVVLPSYECRSPGVGMAEEPLEKLEEESGKIAVEYRPCEEITDARTEEELQDLIQVSYFSWKQDGRGEEEWLSDLSFEEAEFKPPELD, from the exons ATGGAAAACGGATGCAAATACATGTATGCGCATGCTAATAGCAGCACCGTCTACAATGGCCACAAGGAGGAAACAGCCCAAAGATCCACCAACAGTTGGATGCGCAAGCAGAATGTGGTCTCTCCATACAGTCGGGTCTTACTCATACAGAGGAATGAGGTACTGGTGCCcgctacgacatggatgaacttcGAAAATGTTACgctaagtgcaagaagccagacacaaaaagtcacACCTT tctctctcttaTGTCTTTCGGTTCGTCTTGGCACCAAACATAAAGCAGTTCAACATCAGGCCCTTGCCCTAAATAGCTCCCAGTGCCAAGAATTGGCAAATTATTACTTTGGTTTCAGTGGATGGTCAAAAGGGATCATCAAG CTTCAGGATCTTTCTGACCtcgaagaaagagaaaatgaagatgctACGGTACCACTTcagaagcagagcctgaaatTCTTCTGTGCTTTAGAGGTGGTGTTGCCATCCTATGAGTGCAGGAGTCCTGGAGTTGGCATGGCCGAGGAGCCTTTGGAGAAGCTGGAAGAAG AAAGTGGTAAAATAGCTGTGGAATATAGACCCTGTGAAGAGATTACAGATGCCAGAACCGAAGAGGAGCTACAGGATTTAATTCAA GTCAGCTACTTTTCTTGGAAGCAGGATGGCCGAGGGGAGGAAGAATGGCTCTCGGATTTAAGCTTTGAAGAGGCCGAGTTCAAACCGCCAGAATTGGactag